In the genome of Lycorma delicatula isolate Av1 chromosome 8, ASM4794821v1, whole genome shotgun sequence, one region contains:
- the LOC142328693 gene encoding splicing factor C9orf78 translates to MSVAEEQVKIKFKPRKKPIRRRHESDESENEAEETGSVLNKLEEMKTIQKLRQRPNGVSVVSLALGQKVSEEEECLVTDPFRVKTGGLVNMAALKSGKVKQTVDDAYDTGIGTQFSAETNKRDEDEEMMKYIEEQLSKRKGKQKESDADKSEDGKGKYCSPEEAALQAVPNHLRASSTQRSEEMLSNQMLSGIPEVDLGIDAKIRNIEATEEAKLKLLWDQRSKKDGPSQFVPTNMAVNFVQHNRFNIEESGPPRKRDKVEPDKKKVVPEKRNRENGEKATDDYHYEKFKKQFRRY, encoded by the exons ATGTCTGTTGCTGAGgagcaagtaaaaataaaatttaagccgAGAAAAAAACCAATCCGTAGAAGACATGAAAGTGACGAGAGTGAAAATGAAGCCGAAGAAACGGGCAGTGTTCT aaataaattggAGGAGATGAAGACAATTCAGAAATTAAGACAACGACCAAATGGTGTTAGTGTTGTCAGTCTTGCTTTGGGTCAAAAGGTTTCTGAAGAGGAAGAGTGCCTTGTG acAGATCCTTTCAGAGTAAAAACAGGAGGGTTAGTAAATATGGCAGCATTAAAATCTGGAAAAGTTAAACAGACAGTTGATGATGCTTATGATACTGGAATTGGAACACAGTTTTCTGCTGAAACCAACAAAAGAGATGAAGATGAGGAGAT gatgaaaTACATCGAAGAACAGTTatcaaaaagaaaaggaaaacagaAAGAAAGTGATGCGGATAAAAGTGAAGACGGTAAAGGGAAGTACTGTTCTCCAGAAGAAGCTGCTCTTCAAGCAGTACCTAACCATTTACGAGCTTCTTCTACGCAACGATCAGAAGAAATGCTTTCAAATCAAATGTTGAGTGGAATACCTGAAGTGGATTTGGGCATTGA tgccAAGATAAGAAATATTGAAGCAACAGAAGAAgcaaaattgaaattgttatgGGATCAGCGAAGCAAAAAAGATGGTCCTTCACAGTTTGTGCCGACAAACATGGCAGTTAATTTTGTACAACATAATAGGT TTAATATAGAAGAATCAGGTCCGCCACGTAAAAGAGATAAGGTTGAACCTGACAAGAAGAAAGTAGTTCcagaaaaaagaaacagagaAAATGGAGAAAAAGCTACTGATGATTATCATTACGAGAAATTTAAGAAACAATTCAggagatattaa